The Alcaligenes faecalis sequence GCCCGAGGGCTGGGTGTGGGGACGGTGTCCGAGGCAGAGTTCATCCCGGACCATCGCTTCAAAGCAGTTCGTATTCAGGGCGATCCCGTTCGCACCGACACGTATTTGTATTGCCTGACCGAACGCCGTGAGAGCCGAATGATCACACAATTTTTCACCGAGGCTTTGGGATTACGCAAGCAAATACAAACGCCGACATAGACGTATTTGTGAGCTTTCGGCTACTGTGCGTAAGAAGGCCATGACAGTCAGCGATGTGTTTCGTCCATTTTCTGCGCGTAGACTCACCGTCTGAAGGCCCGTCAGTTCTGTTTGATTGACCCCCAGGGAGGACGAAAACCATGCTTGGCATGATGATGAATACCCCGCTGTTAGTGTCATCCATACTGCGTCATGCGGCCAACTACCACGCAGACCGCGAAGTTGTCTCACAAACGGTCGAAGGCCATATCCACCGCTACACCTATGCAGACCTGTCCAAGCGCAGCCAAAAACTGGCCAATGCGCTTCAGAAAATGGGCTTGCAGCCAGGGGACCGCGTCGGCACCCTGGCCTGGAATGGCTATCGTCATCTGGAGCTGTATTACGGCGTCTCAGGCTCCGGGCTCGTGTGTCACACCATCAACCCGCGCCTGTTTCAGGATCAAATCGGCTACATCATCGAACACGCTGGCGACAGCGTCCTGTTTGCCGACCTGAACTTCATGCCGATTCTGGAAGCCCTGGCCGATCAGTTGTCCAAGCTGAAAGCCGTGGTCATCATGACGGACGAAGCGCACATGCCCAAGTCGGATCTGCTGCCTAATCTGACCTGCTACGAAACCCTGATTGCCAGCGAGTCAGATGAATTTGACTGGCCGGTGTTTGACGAGAACACGGCATCGGGCCTGTGCTATACCTCCGGCACCACCGGCAACCCCAAGGGCGTGCTCTACAGCCATCGCTCCACCATCTTGCATGCCTTTGCCTTGAGCATGCCCGATGCCCTGTGCCTGTCGGCCTCCGACACCATCACCCCTATCGTGCCCATGTTCCACGTCAACGCCTGGGGCCTGCCCTACGCCGCCTTGATGGTGGGCGCCAAGCTGGTCTTGCCCGGCCCTAAACTGGATGGCGCCAGCCTGCACACCTTGTTTGAAAGCGAAGGGGTCACCATGACGGCTGGTGTACCAACGGTCTGGCTGGGCCTATTGGACTGGATGCAGGCCAATGGCAAAACCTTCAGCAGCCTGCAACGTCTGGTCATTGGCGGTTCATCTGCACCACCCGTCATGATTACCCGCTTCCAGAAGCTGGGCGTCAACGTGCGCCACGCCTGGGGCATGACTGAAACCAGTCCGGTCGGCCTGGCCGCGGCCTTGCTGCCCCAGCACGAAGCCCTGCCTGAAAAAGAAAAACTCAAGCTGCTGGCCAAGCAAGGTCGTCCGCTATTCGGGGTCGAGTTCCGCGTAGATGGCGACGATGGTCAACCCATTGCGCGCGACGGCAAAATGTTTGGTGCCATGATGGTGCGCGGCCCCTGGATTGCCAGTGCTTACTTCAACAGCAAGGACTCTTCCGCCCACACGGAAGATGGTTGGTTCAATACCGGCGATGTGGTCACTATTGATAAAGACGGCTTTATCCAGATCGTGGACCGCACGAAAGACGTGGTGAAATCCGGGGGCGAATGGATCAGCTCAATTGAGCTGGAAAACATTGCTCAGGCTCACCCGGCCATCAAGGAAGCCGCCGTGGTGGCCAAGCCCGACGAACGCTGGGGCGAGCGCCCGGTTCTGGTGGTGCAATTGCAAGACGATGCCACCTTCACCAAGCAGGACATGATTGATCTGTTCACAGAACAAGTCTCCAAATGGAGCATTCCTGACGAACTGATCGTGGTCGATGAGCTGCCCCACACGGCAACCGGCAAGCTCTTGAAAACCGCTATTCGCAAGCTGATTCAGGAAGATCTGGACAGGCTGGCTGCGCAAAACAAAGTGGTTTAAGCAACGCCCAAGCAGACGTCAAACCACGCGTCTGACAGCACAATCAAGGAGCCGGTCTAGGCGGCCTTGATATGCGATGGCAAACTGCCCTCCGAAGGTTTGGATAGTGATCCAACTTTCGGGGGGCAGTTTTTTTGCTTTTACCTTTACCGTCACCTTTGCCAGAACCAGAGACATAGGCTTGGGTTCTGGCTATGGCTATGGCTATGGCTATGGCCGCTCAGTTTCAAGGCACTTAGCACTGAAATGGCAGGGCTTTTGTGAAGAACACCGCTTTAGCAGCAGCCTGAACATCATTCATTTTGTGCAAATGGAAGGCTCAGACTGCTGCGGTTGCTGCTGTGGCGGCGGTGACTGTTGCCAACCCACTTCTTTCCTGCAACTTACCCACGGCATTCAAACTGCTGCTGGCCAGCCTCAACCACAGGCCCTTTTCAAGGATGAATGGGCGTGGGGATATCCCAAATATTGAGATCTGCGTGCTCACGCTCCCACGCTCTTACAGAGAACTTGGCGCGGTTGAACAGGCCCAGATAGTTTTCATAGCGAATCTTGTTGCCAACTTCCACAGGCAGTTCTCCCAGGAAGTCCCTCATCTTGGACAAGTCCGCGTGATACTGGTCTGGCGACATCAAGCCACCCGGCGTCACCGAGGTGGGAGGGGTCGATTCAAAACGGTTACGCGTGAAGATCACCACATCCGAGCCCCACAGAATCCGGTTTTGGTATTCATTGAAGAAATTCAGCCAATCCTGGCGACTGGGCATACCCGGCTCGGGATTCAGCATGTAGTCCTGCACCAGATCCCAGGAAATATCGGTAGACCAACTTGAGCAAGCATCCAGCACTTTCTTGACGCGCGTAAGGTGATCATGAGTCGGTTTCACAAAACGTCCCAAGCCGGTATGCGCCCACACCACTCTGGCCTTGGGTGCATGTCCGCACACATGCTTCAAACCGTCCACATAGTCCTGGTCGGGATAAGCCTGCTCCAGCTCGCCCTGATAATTAACCTCTACCCGGTACATATCGTTGTGCAAAATGGCGACCAGGCCAATTTCCTCAATCGTTTTGAACAGATACGCCAGGGATTCGGAATAGAGCGACACCTTGCTGCCATCGCCCGCATCCGGTGGCAAGGGCACGGAAGGTGCCTTGGTTTGTTCTACGGTTTCACCAGCCAGCTTGCCCGACACCAGCTCTTTGTGAATGGTGAATTCACCCACCCCGGAAAACACCCCTGGGAAACTGAGCACGGCACGCTTGATATGTTGCGAGGCATAAACATCCATCGGATTGAACGCCGTGATCATGACGTCCAGCTTTTCCTGATACTGAGCAGGCAACTGCTCGTACTCACGTGCAAACATGGCATCGACAAAGGAGTAGTAATACAGGTCTGCCTTGGGGCCAATATAGTAGTTGGGGCCGTACATCTGATTGCCTGGCCCCTGAGACTGATAGAGCTCGAACCCGTCCCAACGCTGCTGCAAAGGAATAGGCATGATGGTCGAGCGCACAATCTGCTGCAGATTGCCACGCATATACCGTTCTGCATATTCCTTTAAAGGAATCCCCTGCATGGCATAGTTGGATGCATGAAAATGGACGTCCGCATAAAGCTGGCTGGTATCCAGCCTGGGCTCCTGGCTTTGAGCCATGGCATGGCCCTGCAAGGCAGCCAATAAAATCAGACCGTAACCCGCTACTGTTTTTGCGTTTATATGATGACAAGTCATTCGTGTCTCCCTATCTACAAGTCGTGTGCGAAACCTGATACTGCAACTTGTCGATAATACCCAGAGACCCATCAATAAATGACAAAAAATAACAGATATTCTTTTTGAATCTTTATTTATATTATTTTCTATCTCTTTAAATTTTCAATATTAATTGCCGTACAAAAAAAATATCATCACAATAAAAAAACAAAACCCAAACAGGATTTCAAAAAACAATTAACAACAACTTATTAAGGCTTGAACAATCAGGCTATTCCCACCGCTTGGCTCTCCAGCTCAACGCCATCAAGCACGCCGCCCCTAGGAGACAGAATTGGCAAAGAGAAGTGAGGCGCCCAGGCCCAGCAAGGCTGCACCAATCACCTTGTCCAGCACCTCTTGCCGAGCCAGCATGGCCGCCCGCAGGCGCTTGTTTGAAAATACCAGGGCCACAATGCTGAACCAGACCCAATGCGCGAAGGACATCCAAAAACCATAAGCAAAGTTCAACCAGAATGGCGCACCCGGCTGCACCAACTGGGTAAACGTCGCCACCACAAACAACATGGTTTTCGGATTCAGGGCATTGGTTAAGAAACCCATACCAAAAGCCTGCCAAGCCGTGGGCACACGACCCACCGCGCCATCAGTATCAAGCGCGGTGCGATTACTGAAGGACTGATAGCCCAGGTACATCAGATACGCCGCCCCCACCACTTTCATCACCCAAAAAAGAGTCGGGGATTGCGTAATCAGGATCGCCACGCCCAGCACGGTGTAGACCACATGCACCTGCACGCCGGCCGCAATGCCCAAGGCTGAAATCAGACCCGTCTTGCGACCAAAGGAATAACCATTGCGCGTGACCATGGCAAAGTCCGGGCCTGGGCTGATCACAGCCAGGATAGTGATAGTGGCAACCGCCAACAGTTCATGCATATTTAACAAGCCTAAGTTTGATGAAATCGGCGTTATGAATGACTACAAAGGCAGCCAAAACGCAGTACTGGTCCTACACTCTTGACAAGGAGTGCAGCCTTGCCAACGGGACAACAATCTGCAAAAAGCAGTTTTGTCAGAAACAAAGCATCTCTTCGGATGAGTTATGATTTCATCGGACTTTCAAGACATTTCTATTCCCGGCCCGAAAAATTAACTCCCCGCCAAGAACAGAAAAAATCAATCAAAAAGAAAATTAACTTCCTGTTCACATCAGCCCTGACAGGATGTCATTATTGATAATCCTGTGCTAATTTAAAAACGATAATTACTGCGTCACTTCTGTGAGTTTTCATCGACCATGCAAATCCCCAACCTCACGGCCTTTCGCTACTTCGATACGGCGGCCCAGACAGGCAGTTTTGTGCAGGCAGCCCAGTTGCTTCATGTCACGCACGGCGCGGTCAGCCGACAAATTCGTGCACTGGAAGAATCGCTGGGGGTAGAACTGTTTGAAAGACGCAATCGGGCCGTATTTCTGACGCCCGCAGGCCGCCAGCTTTTGCACGTTACCGCCCCCATGTTTGAGCGCCTGGAAGATGTGGTTTACCAACTGCAGCAAACCCAGCGCGAACATGCTCTGGTCGTCTCCTGCGAGCCCACTATTGCCATGAAGTGGCTGATCCCGCGTTTGGGAGCTTTCCACGCTCTGCACCCCAATATCACCGTGCACCTGATTACAGCCGGAGGGCCAGTGAACTTCGCACAAATGGGGGTGGATCTGGCGATACGCCGCGACGACTTTCACTGGGCGGACTCGGTCTGCGGCCTGAAGTTGTGCGAAGAGATGATAGGGCCAGTCTGCCAGCCTCACTACCCACACACGCAGGACACCGCCAAGCAGGTATTGATACAAAGCAGCTCCCGCCCCCAGGCTTGGGCCACATGGGCACGGATCAGCGGCAACTCCCTGCGATCCGCCCGCAAACTGGAGCTGGAACATTTTTACTTATGCATTCAGGCCGCCCTGTCCGGACAAGGCATGGCGATTGTGTCGCGTCTGATGGTGGACGACGAATTACAAAGCGGCCAGCTCATCGCCCCGCAAGGCTTCATCCCTGACGGCTCGGCCTACTACCTGCTCTCCCCGCAGGCACTGGATCAAAACCCGCGTGCGGACATATTTGCCGATTGGTTGAGCGAACAATTGGCTTAGCTCTGCTTAATCCTGCTCGGCTCATAAGCAGGACAAGACTCTTTACGGCGCTACCCCAAAACACAATCATGCCGTTGCCGTCCAAATAGACAAGTAGTCTGAAAAAAACACCAGTATGCAAATAAACTATTCAATAATTCTTGAATTATTGTATTATCTACCTATGGAAGAATCTCAAGTTATCCGCTCTCTGGCCGCCTTGGCCCACGAAGCCCGCCTGCGGGTATTTCGCGCACTGGTTGTAGCCGGCCCGTCCGGGCTAACACCCGGCACCTTGGCTGAACAGTTAGGTATCGCCCCCAATACCCTGTCCTTTCATTTGAAAGAACTCCATAACGCCGGCTTGATTCATGGAGAACGACAAGGCCGCAACCTGCTCTACAGCGCGACTTTTCCCACCATGAACACGCTGATCGCCTACCTGACTGAGAACTGCTGCCAGGGTGAAAGCTGCATCACAGCACCCAACGCATGCCCCCCCCCCTAAAAAAGTCGACGTAACACCGACTCAGCCCAGCGGGCCACTTATTGGCCTAACACCCAAGGTCTGACCACCTGCTCATCTTTACACGTATTGCCATGACCACATCTGTCCTGATTTTCCTTGCCACCCTGATTTTGGTCATCTGGCAGCCCAAAGGTTTAGGCATAGGCTGGAGCGCCTCTCTGGGAGCGGCCGCTGCCCTGCTTTCAGGCGTGGTGCAGTGGAGCGATCTGGCTGTGGTGTGGAGCATCGTCTGGAATGCAACCGCGACTTTCATAGCGATCATTATCATTAGCCTGATACTGGATGAAGCCGGCTTCTTTGAGTGGGCCGCCCTGCATGTTGCCCGCTGGGGAGCAGGCAATGGGCGCAGGCTTTTTGCCTTTATCGTGATTCTGGGCGCCGCCGTTTCTGCCCTGTTTGCCAACGACGGCGCTGCCCTGATTCTGACGCCTATCGTCATGGCCATGCTGCTGGCCTTGGGCTTTTCGCCCGCGGCGACCTTGGCGTTTGTCATGGCAGCCGGGTTTATTGCCGACACGGCCAGCTTGCCACTGGTTGTCTCCAACCTGGTCAACATTGTCTCGGCCGACTATTTCAAACTGGGCTTCACGGACTATGCCGCTATCATGGTGCCTGTCAATATGGTGTCCGTACTGGCCAGCCTGCTCGTTCTGATCTTGTATTTCCGGCGTGACATTCCTGCCCAGTATCGCCTTGAACAGTTAAAACCACCCGCACAAGCCATTACGGACATCCGGACCTTCAAGGCAGGCTGGATCGTGCTGGCCTTGCTGCTGACAGGCTTTTTCGCCCTGGAGCCGCTGGGGATTCCCGTCAGTGTCGTTGCCGCTGCAGGAGCCATCATTTTGCTGACTGTTGCCGCCCGTGGCACCGTCATCAGCACAAGAAAAGTGCTGCGCGGGGCACCCTGGCAAATCGTCGTATTCTCGCTAGGCATGTACCTGGTAGTGTATGGCCTGCGTAATGCCGGACTAACGGATTACTTGGCCCAGTTACTGGACACATTCGCCCAGGCTGGTGTCTGGGCTGCCGCTCTGGGCACCGGGGTTCTGTCCGCCCTGCTGTCCTCTGTCATGAACAATATGCCTACGGTATTGGTCACGGCCCTGTCTATTGATGCTTCCAGCGCCCAGGGTGCCGTCAAAGAAGCCATGATCTACGCCAATGTCATCGGCAGTGACCTGGGCCCCAAATTCACACCCATAGGCAGTCTGGCTACCTTGCTGTGGCTGCACGTACTGGCCCAGAAAGGCACAAAAATCAGTTGGGGCTACTACTTCAAGGTAGGAGCCATTCTGACCACCCCCGTATTGCTGATCACTCTGGCGGCCTTGGCCCTACGGCTAGGTATCGCCCACTAGTTTCCTGACATCGAGCACAAGCCATGAGCAACATCACCATCTATCACAACCCCGCCTGCGGCACCTCGCGCAATACCCTGGGCCTGATCCGCAATAGTGGTCAAGAGCCGACCATCATCGAGTACCTGCAAACCCCGCCAGACCGCGCCACACTGACCAAGCTGATCGCAGACTGCGGCCTGAACGTGCGCGAAGTCCTGCGTCAAAAAGGCACGCCTTATGAAGAGCTGCGGCTGGGCGACCCCAAATGGAGTGATGAACAACTGATTGATTTCATGTTGCAGCACCCGATTCTGATCAATCGTCCCATTGTGGTCACACCGCTGGGCACACGCTTGTGCCGCCCCTCGGAACAGGTGCTGGAAATATTGCCCCAGCCGCAGCAAGGCGCATTCCGTAAAGAAGATGGTCAAGCCGTCATTGATGAAAAAGGACAAAGAATTGAGCCAGCCTGACTTAGCCAATTTGGACGAACACGCTTTTAAAACTCCAGATATGGCAGAGCTGCTGCCTCAACAACGTGCCACACACCCGCCGCGAATCCTGCTTTTCTACGGCTCCTTAAGGGAACGCTCCTATAGCCGACTGTTGACGCAAGAAGCAGCGCGACTGCTGGAAGCAATGGGTGCCGAAACCAAAACTTTTGACCCACACGAGCTGCCTTTGCCCGATGGCGCAACGGATGAGCATCCCAAAGTGCAGGAACTGCGTCAATGTGTACAGTGGGCCGAAGGCATGGTCTGGACCTCGCCCGAACGGCACGGTGCCATGAGCAGTGTCCTGAAAGCACAAATTGACTGGATTCCGTTAAGCATCGGCTCCGTGCGTCCGACGCAAGGCAAAACACTGGCCGTCATGCAAGTCTCCGGCGGCTCCCAGTCCTTTAACGCCTTGAACCAGATGCGCGTCCTGGGCCGCTGGATGCGCCTGATCACCATCCCCAACCAGTCCTCCGTTGCCAAGGCTTTTTTGGAGTTTGACGAAGCAGGCCGTATGAAACCCTCCCCCTACTACGATCGGGTGGTCGATGTCATGGAGGAGCTGGTCAAGTTCACCTTGCTGACGCGCGACTGTGCGGATTATCTGGTCGATAGATACAGCGAGCGCAAGGAGACAGCACAGGAGTTATCAGCGCGGGTACAACAGCGCAGCATCTAGCCTCCGATCAGAGCGGGAAAAACGCAAGGCCTGCCTGCTTTTACAATACACAGCAGCCGTACAAGCACTTCTGCGCTTGCGGCTGCTTGACGCCCTGCCTCACACTCGCATCAGATTCCCTTCATCTTTCCCTGCCAGGCTGTGCACATGCGTATTCTCTTAATCGAAGATGACCCCTCGCTGGGCAGTTCCTTGCAGTCCTGGCTACATATGGACGGCTATGCGGTGGACTGGTTACAACGCGGCGATCAAGTTGCCACGGCCTTGGCAACCCATACCTATCAATGCATCTTGCTGGATCGGGGCCTGCCCGGCCTGGACGGCGATGCCATTCTGCGTCGCTTGCGAGGAGCCGGCAGCCCCCATGCCCAGGTTCCAGTCATTGTGATCACCGCCCGCGATACCTTGTCAGACCGAGTGCAGGGCCTGGATCTGGGGGCAGACGACTATCTGATCAAGCCGTTTGACCTGGAAGAACTATCCGCACGAGTACGTGCGACCTTACGCCGCAGCGCCGCCCAAGCTACCCCCGAATGGCGTCACGGCCCCGTCGCCATTGACCCGACAGCCAAACGTGTCACCTTGAACGACAAGCCCGTGGCCGTAACAGCACGCGAGTTCGCTGTTCTACAGGCCTTGATGCACCATCCCACCCATATTTTGAGTCGTGCCCAGCTTGAAGAGGCCCTGTATGGCTGGAGTGAAGAAGTGGAAAGCAACGCTATCGAAGTCCACATCTACAATCTGCGCAAAAAACTGGGCAGTGACTTCATCGTCACCGTACGTAATCAAGGCTACGTTCTGGCACCCGCATGAAAAATCTACTGCAGAAATTGACGCACATCCGCTCCAGACTCAGCTCTTCGGCATCACGCCCGCAAGGCTGGTCCCTACGGCGTCGTCTGCTGCTGACCGTCATGGGAACCAGTATTGGCCTGTGGCTGGTCAGCCTTTCCATTGTGGTCAGTGTCGCTTGGCATGCGACGGGTGAGGTTCTTGATGACGCACTGGAAGAAGGGGCTCGTCTGGTACTGATGCTGGACCCGCAGGAGGCTGCGCCCGGAACCAATACGACGGGCACGCGCCTGAACCGTGACGAGGCGCTCAAACTGCGCATGTACTACCAGCTAGTCGCGGCAGATGGCCGCATACTGCTGCGCGGCGACGACACCCCTAAAATGGCTTTTCTCCCTCAGGCAAACCGCAAGCAAATCACCACTGTTTGGGTTGATGAGGAACTCTGGCGGGTTTACGTCCGTCCTGGAGCAGGCGGGGTCACAGCCCAAGTCGCGCAGCCTATGGAAGAACGTCTGGAACTACTGGAAGATATGGCCGAAAACCTGGTTTGGCCCGCAGTGGGGCTGCTGGCGCTGCTGGGTCTATCAAGCTGGTTCTTGATCCGACGCCTGATGCATCCTTTGGAGGACACGGCCAAACGCATCAAGGCCAAATCACCCGATGACCTCACGCCCGTGCAAGGTGACAATCCGCCTCGTGAACTGCAGGCCATGCTCGATGCACTCAACACCTTGATGGCACGTCTATCCACCGCACTGGACAGTGAGCGGCGCTTTACATCCGATGCCGCACACGAGCTGCGCACCCCTCTGGCCGGGCTACGGATGCGCGTTCAATTGATTGAGCGCGAGCTGCAACTACCTGATGCCCATCTACAGCAATTACGCGCTGATCTGGATCGCTGCACCGCCCTGGTAGAAAGCCTGCTCGCCCTGACAAGGCTGGAGCCACAGGCAGAGCCTCTTAAGCGTGAAACGGTAGACCTGAATCAGATCCTGGACAGCCTTAGCCCATCCCTGCCTTCGCTATCCGTGAACATAGAAAGAGCCTTGACTGTCACAAACGTACAGGCCGCGCCAGTATTGTTAAGCAGCGCACTACGCAATCTGATTGGCAATGCCATTCGCTACGGCGGCACGGACGTGCGGGTACGAGTCGAAACGACACGCAGACATGATGGCGGTGTACGCCTTGCGGTCCGGGACAACGGACCTGGCGTTCCCGTGGAACAGCGACCCAGACTGGGAGAGCGATTCTTTCGCGTACTGGGCACGGGCCAAGCGGGGAACGGCCTGGGTTTGTCTATCGTGGCCCGCATCGCAGCCTTGCACCATGCCACGCTGTCCTTTGAAGATGGACTGGACGGCCAGGGTCTGAGCGTCGTCCTGGATTTCCCACCCAGTCAAGCGTCTTAAGATTGCCTTCAGGTTCGGGGGGTCTAATAAAACCATTCCGCAATCGGCGGAACCTTGACCCGATAACCCGATACAGGAAACCCCAATCATGCGATTCACTTTACCCACCCTGGCCGCCATCCTTGCCCTGAGCACCACCGCTGCTATCGCACAACCCGCCAGCTACACAGGCCCGAGCAATGCCCCAAAAACCGCCACGGCCACAGGCTCCTATTCAGGCCCTAACAATGTGCCACTCATGACCGTCAAACAGCTCCTGGAAACTGGCCGCGACGACCAAATCGCACGCTTACAAGGCCGTCTGGTTTCGTTTGAGGGCGATGAACACTACATCTTTGAAGATGCCACCGGCCGTATCACCGTAGAGATCGACAACGAGGACTTCCCGGCTGGCCAGACCATCAGTGCTGAGCAGACAGTGGAACTGACCGGAGAATTCGACAAAGGCCTGCGCAAGACAGAATTTGAAGTCGAGCGCCTGAGCCTGGTTCCTTAAGCAAGGTCTGTGTGACAACGCATCTCCAGAACACAAAGACACCACTGACAATAAAAAACCCGCCCAGCTTGCGCTGGGCGGGTTTTTATATTGAATTCTTGGCGGACAGAGGGGGATTCGAACCCCCGATACGCTATAAACGTATACACGCTTTCCAGGCGTGCGCCTTCAACCACTCGGCCACCTGTCCTATTTGTTTTTTTTGGCCAAGCAATTTGAAGCTGCTAATGCCAAGTCCATAATAATAGCAGCACTTATCCTTGTAACGCAAGTGCTCAAATTTTTTTGAGCTAATAGCTGTTGGTGGCTGCTGATCCGCCTGGTATCAACGTATCTTGTGTTCCAACTCTTGAGCTGCTTTCAGGTGATTAGTGATGCTGTTCGGCTGGCCGAATCAAATAGCCATCGGCGCTTATTTCAAGGCCACAATCAAGGTGAAAACAGGAAGCGGCAAGGCTGTAGACTCACACCCACAGGCTTGGAACATGCTCTGACAAATATCTTACCTGCATGCTGGGCCAAACAGCAAAATGCAAAACAGGTTTATTCCGGATCCGGCGGATACGCCCCACCGACGGCTCGCAGCAAGGCTTCCCAATGATCGCGCTGACGAGCCAGAACGCGCAGGTCGGCACCCAGCAAGCGCACATCAGTAAACTCGAACGGCTCTACGTCGTCCAGCCCAGCCAGCTCGGTAATATCGGCCACGCCTCGTCCCTGCCCCAGGATCTTGGGGGCCAGGTACATCAATAACTGGTCGACTACACCCGCATCAATCAAGGCACCAGAAAGACGAGCACCCGCTTCGGCATGGACTTCATTGATCTGTTGATCGGTCATCCAGTCCAGAACGGCGCGCACATCCACCTGACCTTCGTGCAAAGGCATGGGAATGACCTGTGCATTGCGATCTGCCAACTCGGCTTCGCGTTCGGGGTCACGACGATGGCTGAATACCCAGCAAGGCGTGCCATCCAGCAAGGCAGCGTTGGAAGTCAGGCGTAAATGCGTGTCCAGCACGGCTTTGATGGGGGGACGTGGCGTGGACACCGCCCGCACATTC is a genomic window containing:
- a CDS encoding ATP-binding protein; translated protein: MKNLLQKLTHIRSRLSSSASRPQGWSLRRRLLLTVMGTSIGLWLVSLSIVVSVAWHATGEVLDDALEEGARLVLMLDPQEAAPGTNTTGTRLNRDEALKLRMYYQLVAADGRILLRGDDTPKMAFLPQANRKQITTVWVDEELWRVYVRPGAGGVTAQVAQPMEERLELLEDMAENLVWPAVGLLALLGLSSWFLIRRLMHPLEDTAKRIKAKSPDDLTPVQGDNPPRELQAMLDALNTLMARLSTALDSERRFTSDAAHELRTPLAGLRMRVQLIERELQLPDAHLQQLRADLDRCTALVESLLALTRLEPQAEPLKRETVDLNQILDSLSPSLPSLSVNIERALTVTNVQAAPVLLSSALRNLIGNAIRYGGTDVRVRVETTRRHDGGVRLAVRDNGPGVPVEQRPRLGERFFRVLGTGQAGNGLGLSIVARIAALHHATLSFEDGLDGQGLSVVLDFPPSQAS
- a CDS encoding NirD/YgiW/YdeI family stress tolerance protein translates to MRFTLPTLAAILALSTTAAIAQPASYTGPSNAPKTATATGSYSGPNNVPLMTVKQLLETGRDDQIARLQGRLVSFEGDEHYIFEDATGRITVEIDNEDFPAGQTISAEQTVELTGEFDKGLRKTEFEVERLSLVP